The DNA segment GTAACCTCGGAGCCTTTGGGAGAATATTTGATCGCATTGCCTAAAAGGTTACTGAGTACAGAATCTATTTTTTCCCGGTCCGCCATGACTACAGCATCTTCACATTCCCGGATGTTGATGATGTGGTTAATGCCGGTAAGATTGATTTCAGCAACTACCTCTTTGATCAGTTCGCAGATGTTAAAGACTTGCCTGTTGATCTGAATCTTACCAGACTCCAATCTGGAGATATTCAGAAAGCCGCTGATCATCTTATTCATTTTTTTCACCTGCAGATTCGCGCGGTCCAGTAGCTGGGATACCAGAACATCTTCACTTTCAGCAAACTTCCGCTGCAGCATTTGTAAGATTGCGCTCATAGAGGTAAGCGGCGTTTTTATTTCGTGACTGACCATAGCGATAAAGTCATTCTTGCGGATATCATTCTGCTTGCGTTCTGAGATATCCCGGGCTATCTTGGAGAAGCCAGTAATATTCCCGTGGCTGTCCTTGATGGGCGATATCGTAAGAGAAACATCAATCAGCCGGCCATCTTTGGTTTGCCTTTTCGTCTCAAAGTGCTCTACGCGCTCTCCTGCTTTTAACCGCGTGAGGATCATCGGCTCTTCATCCTGGCGGTCAGCTGGTATAAGCTTATAGATAGTTTCCCCTATTATCTCAGTCGAAGTATAACCAAACATGCGTTCCGCAGAATCATTCCAGCTGGTGATTACACTTTCCAGGGTCTTACTTATAATAGCATCATTTGATGTGGCTACAATCGCTGCTAGCCTGGCACTTTTTTCTTCTACCTGTTTGAGCTCAGTGATATCCAGTACAGTACCTAAAAACCGTGAAGCTTTTCCAGCCTGAAACTGGACCGTACCCTGCGCCTTTACCCAACGAACCTCCTTATTATCAAAACGAATGATCCGGTGCGTGATTTCATATCGGCCCGAAAACTTAGACTGAAGGCTGGAATTTATTCTGGAAGCTACAAATTGACGGTCTTCCGGAAATATGTGTCGCGTATAGGTTTCAAAATCCACAGGCTGATCGCCATCAAGGCCGAATATCATCCGGCATTCTTTGGACCATTGAAGTTCCCCCGTGGCCGGAATATAATCCCAGGTACCCAGACCTGTCGATTCTACAGCCATACGGAAGCGTGATTCTCCGGCTGTCAGCTCCCTGTTGATTTGCTCCAGATTTTGCTGGATTTGGATTAGCTCCTCGTTTGTAGCCTCCATCTCTTCATTAACAGCCGCCTGCTCCTCTACGGCCTGCCGAAGTTCATCCGTTCGTTTGGCTACACGCCCCTCCAGCTGCTCGTTCAACAGGGTTAGCTGACGCTGGGTCTCCCGTAACTCGACATTGGTGGCAAGAAGTTCAGCATTGAGCGCGCTGACCTGTTCGGTCGTTTCCAGATTTTCCAGATGACTTTGATGTAGAGCGCGTTCGGCCAGTATTTTGTCTGTCACATTGGTAGCCAACTGGATGATATAAGAAATATTACCCTCACTGTCCAGCACAGGTGAATGGCAGGGGTCCCAGTACCGCCGGATAAATTTGCCCGGGTTTTCCATATCGGGGACATCATATCGCTGTATTGGCATTTGATCTGGTTTTTTAGTGCGAAGTACCACCTGAAGTGATGCATTTATATTCTGAACACCATCCGCATCTGGCAGATCTGGGTTGTCCGGAAAAGCCTCAAAAATATGTTTGCCTTTAATTGCATCCCGCGTCGTTTTTGTGGCCTGCAGGTATAAATCGCTTGCTGTCAAGATATACAGATCAGGAGAGAGAATTAAATACATATTAGGCGCCGTTTCAAGCGCCGAAAGCGTGTCCTTGGAGGGTTTGTTGATTTCAGCCATATGTTGCCATATTTACTATATATTTTTGCAAGGCAATTCTTATGCCGAATCTGCTACAGGTTCTTGATTTATGCCCTGGCCAAAAGGATCCTATCCACCTTCGTATAAAAGTTCCGCCGTATAATCCGGGGCATAAGGTGTATAATAAGATTTACGAGTCTTCATGGAAGAAAAGACAAAACTAGAAGTCTTTGGCTTGCCAGTACATTTGCTGCACAACGCAAGCAGGTTGCTTCGGAAAAAGGTACCCAATCTCCGAAGCAACCTGCTCGTAATCTGCCCTTATCCTGCTTTCAACCCTATAGTTTATCTTTTAAAAACATTGTCCTGCTTGTAAATCCCTTTTAATCCATTCTATTTGTCCCCCAGCCCCGTCAGGAGCAGTTACAAGAATACAATGAACTCATTCTGAAATTAAATCTATAAATTCCATAGATTTAATTGACAATAACTATTTAGTTTATATATTTGCACAATACAATAAACAAATTCAGTAATTCCCGCTATCCCATTTAATCATCAACATTCTTCAGAAAGGAGGATTTATTTAATAAACTATACGAAAAGAGGTTGCTCAAAAAGAACAACCTCAGGCAAATAATTCAAACGGGCTTTCAATTGGCGTTGCTGCCCGTAAAAATCACTAATTAAACCATTATAAAAGTATGCAAAATTTTATTAAACCAAGGCAGTTCCTAACTGCCAGGTTTGTACCGCTGTATGTATTTTTTCTGCTCTCTTTCTCTTTAAACACATCAGCACAAGTTACTACACAACCACTCATCAATTCTACACTCAATGGTACCGTCAAAGATGCAAAAACGGGCGAAACACTACCCGGAGCACTGATCAAGATAGAAGGGACCTCTCATCAGGTAACGGCAGACCATGCCGGAAAATTCCGTTTCGTTACAGGTCAGAAATTTCCATATACCCTGATTGTAAACTATGTTGGCTATGACCAGGTAAAACTGTTTGTTGATGGGAGCCCTGTAGAAATACGGTTAACCGCTACACAAAACCAGCTCGGTGAAGTTGTAGTGGTTGGATATGGCACCCAGAAAAAACAAGATGTAATTGGCTCTATTTCACAAATTTCGGCAAACAAAATCAATAACCGGCAAACCCCACAGCTTTCGAATGCATTAACAGGGCAGCTATCCGGCGTAACAGTAATTCAAAGGTCAGGCAAGCCTGGTGCCGGTAGCGGCGATATTAATATCCGTGGTGTAGGTTCCTTTGGTGCAGCAACTACACCGCTGATTATTGTAGATGGAATACCTGCAAGTAATTTCAATGAAATTGACCCTAATGATGTAGCCTCAGTTTCTGTATTAAAAGATGCATCCTCTGCAGCAATATATGGTGCACGTGCAGCAAACGGTGTAGTGCTCATCACTACAAAAAATGGGAAAGCCGGTAAAACCCGGATAAGCTACAATGCATATGCAGGTTTCCAAAAAGCAACAGCTTATCCGGAATTTGTCAATTCCTGGGAATTCGCCGAACTCTATAATGAGGCTTCAGGTTCGCAGTCCTACACACCTGCAGACATTCAGAAGTACAGAGATGGCAGTAATCCGGATTTGTTTCCAAATACCAATTTTATTGACGCCGTACTTAGTAAAAATGGCATTCAAACCGCCCATAACATTACTGCAAGCGGTGGAACCGAAAAAAACCAGTTCAATATATCGGGCGGCTATTTATTCCAGGATGGACTGGTGGTTAAAAATTACTACAATAAATACAACCTACGCTTAAACCTGGTTAACGAATTGAGCCCTAAACTTACGCTTACAACACGTATATCTGCCATCAATTCGGATGCCAATGAGCCCGGTACACCGGCAACCTTAGATGCCAATGGAGTATTGGGTATCATCAGTTCAACTGTAAGGTACCCTGCCATTTATGCCGGAAAACTATCTGACGGAACTTATGGACTGGGCGTTGTACAAAAGGGCACGCCAATTTCATTCCTTGAAACTGAATCGTTTACAAAAACCAAAAATCAAAACCTAAGTGCAAACCTCAGGTTGGATTATCAGGCTGTTCCTGAACTAAAGCTATCCATTTTGGGTGCTTATAACCAACTTACAAACAACCAGAAGGATTTTTCTGCATCCCAGGTGCTTAATCCAACACTTACACTGGGGCCCAATCAGCTCAGCATTTCTACTGGAAACACCCAGTATAAAACCCTTCAATTGCTGGCAGACTATACAAAAACCATCAATAAACATGCATTTGGTCTGTTAGCAGGCGCATCTTATGAGGATAACCATACCGAATCTCTCGATGCTTCCAGAGATAAACTTCCCGGAAATGATTTAACCGAAATTAATGTTGGGGCACAGGACAATCAGAAAAATGCAGGAACAGCTTCCGAATGGGCAATACAATCGGTATTTGGTCGTCTGAAATATAATTTTGACCAGCGCTACCTTTTTGAAGGAACAATCAGGTATGATGGTTCATCAAGATTCCCAACCACCAGCAAATACGCCTTTTTTCCATCTGCAGCGATAGGCTGGCGTATTTCACAGGAAAAATTTATCAAGGATAAGATCTCCTGGCTTAACGACCTTAAACTTCGTGCTTCTTATGGAATACTTGGTAACCAGAACATTGCCAACTATCCTTACCAGAATACGCTGAATACAGGGGTTAACTATTCATTTGGTGGCGTAATTTCCTCTGGTGTAGCCTTAACGCAATTAACGGACCCAAACTTGCATTGGGAATCGACCAGAACGGCTGATATAGGCATTGATGTAAGTTTGTTTAAAGGAAAACTAAATGCGGGTGCTACTTATTTTGACCGCAATACTTATGACATCCTTTATAGCCCGGCATCCAGCGTATCTACCATCCTGGGCTTCGATCTTTCTCAGCAAAACACAGGAAAGCTTGTGAATAAAGGACTTGAATTTACGCTTGACCACATCAACACTGTTGGGGCATTTACTTATAACATCAATGCCAATCTTACCATTATCAATAACAAAGTTAAAGATCTGGGGGTTGGAAACATTCGTCAGCCAAATGGTTTAACCGGCAATGGGAGTTCTTTGTTTATCGGCCACCCTTTAGAACTATATTACGGGTATATCGCCGACGGGCTTTTTGTTGATGCGGCCGATGTAGGTACCTGGCCAAACATGACAGCAATAAATCCATCGGCCAAACCGGGTGATATCCGGTATAAGGATATCAGTGGTCCGGATGGTGTACCGGACGGGAAGGTTGATGCCACTTATGACCGGGCTGTACTGGGCAGCAGGATCCCGAAATATTCCTATGGGATAAACCTCGGTGCTGCCTATAAAGGATTTGATTTTAATGTGTTGTTTCAAGGAATAGCAGGTGTTAAAGGAACACTGGATTCTTACGCCGGCTATGCCTTCAATAACTTCGGCAACGTGCAAACCTGGCAAAAAGATGAACGCTGGACGGCCGACAATCCCAGGAGAGATGCAGGATATCCACGACTGGAAATCATTTCCAATTCTGGAACACCGAATACCCTTACCTCTTCTTTCTGGATCATTAACACTTCTTACATCAAAATTAAAAGTGCGCAGCTTGGCTATACCTTACCAGGCCCGGTATCTGCAAAAGCAGGGTTGTCAAAAGCCAGAATATACCTCAGTGGAGAGAACTTCCTGAACTGGAACAATTATAGAAAAGGCTGGGATCCGGAAATCAATACGGGCGGAAGCTATTATCCAATCCTGGCAACCTATACTGTTGGTCTGAATGTAACTTTTTAAACTACCAAAATGAAGAACCTCAATTACAATATCAAACACAGTTTTACATTGCTCGTTGCAATACTTTTACTTGCACAAGGATGCAAGAAAGCCCTGGAAAAATCTCCGCTGGATAAATTTGACAGTGCCAACTTCTGGACAAGTGAATCCAATACCCAGCTGGCCTTAACAGGTGTTTACCGTGGAAACATTAAAATCAATGGCACTGAAGTGCTGGCCAGCGACTGG comes from the Pedobacter heparinus DSM 2366 genome and includes:
- a CDS encoding PAS domain S-box protein — its product is MYLILSPDLYILTASDLYLQATKTTRDAIKGKHIFEAFPDNPDLPDADGVQNINASLQVVLRTKKPDQMPIQRYDVPDMENPGKFIRRYWDPCHSPVLDSEGNISYIIQLATNVTDKILAERALHQSHLENLETTEQVSALNAELLATNVELRETQRQLTLLNEQLEGRVAKRTDELRQAVEEQAAVNEEMEATNEELIQIQQNLEQINRELTAGESRFRMAVESTGLGTWDYIPATGELQWSKECRMIFGLDGDQPVDFETYTRHIFPEDRQFVASRINSSLQSKFSGRYEITHRIIRFDNKEVRWVKAQGTVQFQAGKASRFLGTVLDITELKQVEEKSARLAAIVATSNDAIISKTLESVITSWNDSAERMFGYTSTEIIGETIYKLIPADRQDEEPMILTRLKAGERVEHFETKRQTKDGRLIDVSLTISPIKDSHGNITGFSKIARDISERKQNDIRKNDFIAMVSHEIKTPLTSMSAILQMLQRKFAESEDVLVSQLLDRANLQVKKMNKMISGFLNISRLESGKIQINRQVFNICELIKEVVAEINLTGINHIINIRECEDAVVMADREKIDSVLSNLLGNAIKYSPKGSEVTIDCYKQDSYVCIRVSDRGLGISEADCGHVFDRYYRVESDPISQASGFGIGLYLSAEIVHRHDGKIWVESEIGKGSQFYFSLPLEGIRKPEVGD
- a CDS encoding SusC/RagA family TonB-linked outer membrane protein, which translates into the protein MQNFIKPRQFLTARFVPLYVFFLLSFSLNTSAQVTTQPLINSTLNGTVKDAKTGETLPGALIKIEGTSHQVTADHAGKFRFVTGQKFPYTLIVNYVGYDQVKLFVDGSPVEIRLTATQNQLGEVVVVGYGTQKKQDVIGSISQISANKINNRQTPQLSNALTGQLSGVTVIQRSGKPGAGSGDINIRGVGSFGAATTPLIIVDGIPASNFNEIDPNDVASVSVLKDASSAAIYGARAANGVVLITTKNGKAGKTRISYNAYAGFQKATAYPEFVNSWEFAELYNEASGSQSYTPADIQKYRDGSNPDLFPNTNFIDAVLSKNGIQTAHNITASGGTEKNQFNISGGYLFQDGLVVKNYYNKYNLRLNLVNELSPKLTLTTRISAINSDANEPGTPATLDANGVLGIISSTVRYPAIYAGKLSDGTYGLGVVQKGTPISFLETESFTKTKNQNLSANLRLDYQAVPELKLSILGAYNQLTNNQKDFSASQVLNPTLTLGPNQLSISTGNTQYKTLQLLADYTKTINKHAFGLLAGASYEDNHTESLDASRDKLPGNDLTEINVGAQDNQKNAGTASEWAIQSVFGRLKYNFDQRYLFEGTIRYDGSSRFPTTSKYAFFPSAAIGWRISQEKFIKDKISWLNDLKLRASYGILGNQNIANYPYQNTLNTGVNYSFGGVISSGVALTQLTDPNLHWESTRTADIGIDVSLFKGKLNAGATYFDRNTYDILYSPASSVSTILGFDLSQQNTGKLVNKGLEFTLDHINTVGAFTYNINANLTIINNKVKDLGVGNIRQPNGLTGNGSSLFIGHPLELYYGYIADGLFVDAADVGTWPNMTAINPSAKPGDIRYKDISGPDGVPDGKVDATYDRAVLGSRIPKYSYGINLGAAYKGFDFNVLFQGIAGVKGTLDSYAGYAFNNFGNVQTWQKDERWTADNPRRDAGYPRLEIISNSGTPNTLTSSFWIINTSYIKIKSAQLGYTLPGPVSAKAGLSKARIYLSGENFLNWNNYRKGWDPEINTGGSYYPILATYTVGLNVTF